One Neovison vison isolate M4711 chromosome 2, ASM_NN_V1, whole genome shotgun sequence genomic window carries:
- the PLEKHG5 gene encoding pleckstrin homology domain-containing family G member 5 isoform X6, with protein sequence MGTGPGVSGRRAASRPDPELSCRAGGHARDGEGQVCHHAECQQLHRRGPLNLCEACDSKFHSIMHYDGHVRFDLPPQGSVLARNVSTRSCPPRTSPAVDLEEEEESSVDGKGDRKSTGLKLSKKTRRRHTDDPSKECFTLKFDLNVDIETEIVPAMKKKSLGEVLLPVFERKGVALGKVDIYLDQSNTPLSLTFEAYRFGGHYLRVKAKPGDEGKVEQGVKDSKSLSLPILRPARAGTPSLERADPQSRRESLDILAPGRRRKNMSEFLGETSIPGQEAPASSSCSLPSGSSGGGDSWKNRAASRFSGFFSSGPSTSTFGREVDKMEQLEGKLHAYGLFGLPRLARRLRFDHDSWEEEGDEEEEEDDACLQLEDSWRELIDGHEKLTRRQCHQQEALWELLHTEASYIKKLRVITNLFLCCLLNLQESGLLCEVEAERLFSNIPEIARLHRGLWASVMAPVLEKARRTRALLQPGDFLRGFKMFGSLFKPYVRYCLEEEGCMEYMRGLLRDNDLFRAYVTWAEKHPQCQRLKLSDMLAKPHQRLTKYPLLLKSVLRRTDEPRAKEAVVTMIDSAERFIHHVNACMRQRQERQRLAAVVSRIDAYEVVEGSNDEVDKLLKEFLHLDLTAPIPGASPEETRQLLLEGSLRMKEGKDGKMDVYCFLFTDLLLVTKAVKKAERTKVIRPPLLVDKIVCRELRDPGSFLLIYLNELHSAVGAYTFQASGQALCRGWVDAIYNAQNQLQQLRAQEHPGSQQHLQSLEEEEDEQEEEDDEEEEEEEEGGESSTSAASSPTILRKSSNSLNSQRCASDGSTETLAMVVVEPGETPSSPEFEGGPFSSQSDETSLSTTASSVTPTSELLPLGPVDGRSCSMDSAYGTLSPTSLQDFAAPTPAGEPVPRPPELPQAPSPPPSPRLRRRTPVQLLPRLPHLLKSKSEASLLQLLSGATTCRAPPSPSRSLSELCLAVTVPGTRTQGFPREAGSSWARRGTQNPGRGSEPSELEGRTSCLVGEPERPARRSKELPRVQPEPPPGISAQHRKLTLAQLYRIRTTLLLSSTLTAS encoded by the exons ATGGGGACGGGCCCCGGCGTCTCCGGGCGCCGCGCGGCCTCCAGGCCGGACCCCGAGCTGTCCTGCCGGGCGGGGGGTCACGCCCGCGACGGTGAAGGCCAG GTATGCCACCACGCTGAGTGCCAGCAGCTGCACCGCCGGGGACCCCTCAACCTCTGTGAGGCCTGTGACAGCAAGTTCCACAGCATCATGCATTATGATGGGCACGTCCGCTTTGACCTGCCCCCGCAAG GCTCTGTCCTGGCCCGGAACGTGTCTACCAGGTCATGCCCCCCGCGCACCAGCCCTGCGGTGGacttggaggaggaagaggaaagctcTGTGGACGGCAAAGG GGACCGGAAGAGCACAGGCCTGAAACTCTCCAAGAAGACAAGAAGGAGACACACAGAT GACCCAAGCAAGGAGTGCTTCACCCTGAAATTTGACCTGAATGTGGACATTGAGACAGAGATCGTTCCAGCCATGAAGAAGAAGTCGCTGGG GGAGGTGCTGCTGCCGGTGTTTGAAAGGAAGGGCGTAGCCCTGGGTAAAGTGGATATCTACCTGGACCAGTCCAACACACCCCTGTCCCTCACCTTTGAGGCCTACCGGTTCGGGGGACACTACCTGCGGGTCAAAG CCAAGCCAGGGGATGAGGGGAAGGTGGAGCAGGGAGTGAAGGACTCCAAGTCCCTGAGTCTGCCAATCCTGCGGCCAGCCAGGGCCGGGACCCCCTCCTTGGAGCGTGCAGACCCCCAGAGCCGCCGGGAGAGCCTGGACATCCTG GCCCCTGGGCGCCGCCGAAAGAACATGTCGGAGTTCCTGGGGGAGACGAGCATCCCTGGCCAGGAGGCCCCCGCGTCTTCCAgctgctctctgcccagcggcAGCAGTGGTGGCGGTGACAGCTGGAAGAACCGGGCTGCCAGTCGCTTCAGTGGCTTCTTCAGCTCGGGCCCCAGCACCAGCACCTTTGGCCGG GAGGTGGACAAGATGGAGCAGCTGGAGGGCAAACTGCACGCGTATGGCCTCTTCGGGCTGCCCCGGCTGGCCCGGCGGCTGCGCTTCGACCACGACtcgtgggaggaggagggggatgaggaggaagaggaggacgaCGCCTGCTTACAGCTGGAGGACAGCTGGCGGGAGCTCATTGACGGGCATGAG AAGCTGACGCGGAGGCAGTGCCACCAGCAGGAGGCGCTGTGGGAGCTCCTGCACACGGAGGCCTCCTACATTAAGAAACTGCGGGTGATCACCAAC ctgTTCCTCTGCTGCCTCCTGAACCTGCAAGAGTCGGGGCTACTGTGCGAG GTGGAGGCCGAGCGCCTGTTCAGCAACATCCCCGAGATCGCGCGGCTGCACCGCGGACTGTGGGCCAGCGTGATGGCGCCGGTGCTGGAGAAGGCGCGGCGCACGCGGGCACTGCTGCAGCCCGGGGACTTCCTCAGAGGCTTCAAGATG TTCGGCTCCCTGTTCAAGCCCTACGTCCGGtactgcctggaggaggagggctgcATGGAGTACATGCGCGGCCTGCTGCGCGACAACGACCTCTTCCGGGCCTATGTCACG TGGGCGGAGAAGCACCCGCAGTGCCAGCGGCTGAAGCTGAGCGACATGCTGGCCAAGCCCCACCAGCGGCTCACCAAGTACCCGCTGCTGCTCAAGTCGGTGCTGAGGAGGACGGACGAGCCGCGCGCCAAGGAGGCCGTCGTCACCATG ATCGACTCCGCCGAGCGCTTCATCCACCACGTGAACGCGTGCATGCGGCAGCGGCAGGAGCGACAGCGGCTGGCGGCCGTGGTGAGCCGCATCGACGCCTACGAGGTGGTGGAGGGCAGCAACGACGAGGTGGACAAG CTCCTGAAGGAGTTTCTGCACCTAGACCTGACAGCACCCATCCCTGGCGCCTCGCCTGAGGAGACGCGACAGCTGCTGCTGGAGGGGAGCCTGAGGATGAAGGAGGGGAAGGACGGCAAG atgGACGTGTACTGCTTCCTCTTTACGGATCTTCTCTTGGTGACCAAGGCAGTGAAGAAGGCTGAGAGGACCAAGGTCATCCGACCACCACTGCTGGTGGACAAGATTGTGTGCCGAGAGCTACGAGACCCTG GCTCTTTTCTGCTCATCTATCTGAACGAGTTACACAGTGCCGTGGGTGCCTACACGTTCCAGGCCAGCGGCCAGGCTCTGTGCCGCGGCTGGGTGGACGCCATTTACAACGCCCAG AACCAGCTGCAGCAGCTGCGTGCCCAGGAGCACCCAGGCAGCCAGCAGCACCTGcagagcctggaggaggaggaggatgagcaggaggaggaagacgacgaggaagaggaggaggaggaggaaggcgggGAGAGTAGCACCTCTGCTGCCAGCTCCCCTACCATCCTGCGCAAAAGCAGCAACAGTCTCAACTCCCAGCGCTG TGCTTCCGATGGCTCCACCGAGACCCTGGCCATGGTTGTGGTGGAGCCTGGGGAGACGCCATCCTCTCCGGAGTTCGAGGGCGGCCCCTTCAGCTCCCAGTCGGACGAGACCTCCCTGAGCACCACGGCCTCCTCTGTCACGCCCACCAGCGAGCTGCTGCCCCTGGGCCCCGTGGATGGCCGCTCCTGCTCCATGGACTCCGCCTACGGCACCCTCTCCCCAACCTCCCTGCAAGACTTTGCGGCCCCCACCCCTGCGGGGGAGCCAGTGCCCCGGCCCCCAGAATTGCCacaagccccctcccctccaccctcaccCCGCCTCCGCCGCCGCACACCCGTTCAGCTGCTGCCCCGTCTGCCCCACCTGCTCAAGTCCAAATCTGAGGCCAGCCTCCTCCAGCTGCTGTCAGGGGCCACCACATGCAGAGCACCCCCCTCGCCTAGCCGCAGTCTGTCAGAACTCTGCTTGGCTGTCACAGTCCCTGGCACGAGGACTCAGGGTTTTCCTCGGGAAGCTGGGTCCAGCTGGGCTCGCCGGGGGACACAAAATCCTGGCCGTGGCTCTGAGCCATCAGAGCTGGAGGGCAGAACCAGCTGTCTGGTGGGGGAGCCCGAAAGACCCGCCAGGAGAAGCAAAGAACTGCCCAGGGTCCAGCCCGAGCCCCCCCCAGGGATCTCTGCCCAGCACCGGAAGCTGACGCTCGCCCAGCTGTACCGAATCAGGACTACCCTGCTGCTCAGCTCTACGCTTACTGCCTCGTGA